AACTATCCTGCTGATGATAAACGTACTGGTTCATCCAGCCGATACTTTGATAAGGTTTTCCTTTAAAAACATATCCTGTTTTATTCCACACCTGAAATCTTGAGATGTCAATTCCTACCCCATAAAAAGGTTGTTTGTCCTGCGCTAATTTTTTATCAAAACCAACCTGTCCTGCTGTTCTTTCATCTCGGATAAAATTAATTCCGAAGTGAGACCCGAATCCTGATTTTTCAAGGTCATTATAATTCAGCAAATAAGCGGCATTGATCTGTGTTCCTTTCGGTCTGTCCAGGAAACCATCATGATTCATATCCGTATTCCCGAAAGTTCCGTTTCCGTGAAGAAGGAAAGTCTGAGACCATTTATCGTTGATAGGAGAAACATTGGTAATATTTACTTCAGCTCTTCCATTGAAATCGGAGAAAAGATTTAGTGAAGTTTCCGGAGTTTTTGCATTCTTTAAAAGTTCAGTATTAATCTGTCCTGTGATGCTTTCATAACCATTCGTTACAGTGCTTCCTCCCTTAGTAAGCTGGATACTTTCAATCCACCTTCCCGGAATAAAATTTAAACCATAGGCAGAAGCCAGACCCCTGATTTCAGGTAACTGTTCTTTCGTTAAGCTGGTATATTTCTGATCCAGACCAAGCATTTTCAGTTGTTTTGTTCCCGTAACGGCATTGCTGAAAGAAACATCCACAGTTGCGTTGGTTTCAAAACTTTCAGACAGATTACAACAAGCTGCCTTTAACAACTCTTTTTTATCAATATTAAAAACAAGTCCTGCTTCTTTCTTGCTTAAAGCCGTCGCTGCCTTGGAACCTGTTACTACAACTCCGTCAATGCTTTTTTCATGCTGAGAGTGATCTTCTTTCGTTGATGAAGCCTCATTGTCTTTATGATCTTCATGTTTGGTTTCTTCTTCATAATGTACCTTTGGATTCGGTTCACCAAAAGTAAACTCCCTGTCATACAGGCAACATCCCGGAAGTCCATTATAAACAGCATCTGAAGCTTTGTATTTTTCATTGTCATGACCAGCATCAGCAATTGCTTTTAAAATTTTATCTGATGAGGTTTTTGAAGGGTCAAAATTCAGTGTAACCGTTTGTTTCTCTGCATTCCATTCTGCAGCATTGGCACCGGCATCTTTTGACGCTTTTTCTATTCTGGCTTTACATGAAGCACAGTTTCCTCTTACGTAGAACTCATTTTCTTTTTTTGTAGAAGCCGTAGTGCTTGTAGGGTGCTCATGATGAGACTCTGCCTGCGATGGCTGAAGATCTCTGTCATAATGACAACACCCCGGAAGCCCTTCATAGGTTGTGTCAGATGCTTTGAATTTTTCATTATCATGACCTGCTTCAGCTACTTTTTTCAGAATATCATCCGTGGATACTTTATCTGTCTCTAACGTCAGTGTCTGAAGATCGATAGAGTAAACTGCTGTTTTTGCGCCTGCTTTTTTAGCTGCACTTTCAATTCTTGTTTGGCACATTTCACAGTTTCCCTTTACCTTGAACTGGGTTTTTGAAAGTGTCTGAGCAGATATAAATTGTGTAAATAGGAATAATGCACCAAGTATAAACCTGGAAATAGGTAATTTCATTTTGTTTAAAAGTTTAAATTAATTAAAAAACAGCTCATTACATAGTATAATGAACTCGTGATATTTTAATTAACCTATCTTAGGCGGTTGCCAGATTTCCTTTAAACGGTCTGAAAGATATGGATCTGAATATTGAAACTGAGGATTCTTATTCGCTTTGTAATAAGACAGTTCCAAACGTAGATTTTTTGAGAAAGGCGTTTCAATAAAAGTATAGCAGGCAACGCATGATGAACAGCAGTCATCATTACATGATTTTGTTTTATCATGTTGGCTGTCTTTTTTTGAAGAATGATTTTTGCAGCAGTCCATTTTCTTGGAAGATTCTGCTTTACAGCATGTTTCCTGCATTCCTTGTGCATAGAAGTTATCCTTGGGAATCAAAAAGATTCCCAGGCAAAACACTATTGCAAGTATGTGAAACAGCTTCATATCTGCAAAAATACAAAATTTATGGTAAAGGATCACCAACTTTTAGAGAACAGCTGTGCCAAGGCTCGCCATGTGCCGGATTCAGTTTGGGTTTTTCACCCATTGCCAGATTCTGTGCAGCTGGTGCGGGAGCAGGCGCTGGTGTTGTCTGAATTACATTTTGTGTAGCTTGTGGAGTTGGA
This sequence is a window from Chryseobacterium culicis. Protein-coding genes within it:
- a CDS encoding TonB-dependent receptor domain-containing protein; protein product: MKLPISRFILGALFLFTQFISAQTLSKTQFKVKGNCEMCQTRIESAAKKAGAKTAVYSIDLQTLTLETDKVSTDDILKKVAEAGHDNEKFKASDTTYEGLPGCCHYDRDLQPSQAESHHEHPTSTTASTKKENEFYVRGNCASCKARIEKASKDAGANAAEWNAEKQTVTLNFDPSKTSSDKILKAIADAGHDNEKYKASDAVYNGLPGCCLYDREFTFGEPNPKVHYEEETKHEDHKDNEASSTKEDHSQHEKSIDGVVVTGSKAATALSKKEAGLVFNIDKKELLKAACCNLSESFETNATVDVSFSNAVTGTKQLKMLGLDQKYTSLTKEQLPEIRGLASAYGLNFIPGRWIESIQLTKGGSTVTNGYESITGQINTELLKNAKTPETSLNLFSDFNGRAEVNITNVSPINDKWSQTFLLHGNGTFGNTDMNHDGFLDRPKGTQINAAYLLNYNDLEKSGFGSHFGINFIRDERTAGQVGFDKKLAQDKQPFYGVGIDISRFQVWNKTGYVFKGKPYQSIGWMNQYVYHQQDSFFGLRNYAGQQHTYYSNLIFESIIGNTNHKYKAGASFLYDGYKETYLIDDMRRNEIVPGIFAEYTLTGLKYTLVAGSRVDFHNLAGTQFTPRLNFKYDFTPQTIVRLSAGRGFRTANVFAESQQYFASNRAINILPNGGNIYGLKPEIAWNYGVSLQQEFKLFGRKSSIVADFFRTDFQDQVLVDLDKSPQQLTFYNLEGKSFANSFQTQWDFTPFKNFDVRLAYKYYDVQADYIGGRREVPFMAKHRGFVNLAYSTNKNDKGGFWSFDTTLNWVGKQRLPDTSSNPAEFQLATYSESYAVLNAQISKNFNKKIRAYVGGENLTSYYQKNAIVDFKNPFGNYFDGGMVYAPIMKANFYVGLDVTF